The following coding sequences are from one Salvelinus namaycush isolate Seneca chromosome 23, SaNama_1.0, whole genome shotgun sequence window:
- the rtn2a gene encoding reticulon-2a, translating into MANINVMDLIYWKDTERTGMVFTGLVVGLLSLFQLSIITVVSTISLGALCFTVSVSLYYKILHVLNMGDGVPPFKAYLDLDISFSGELADQYMQKAIVAVVSAANSLKNLFLVGSLFDSLKLLALIYLVTFLGDLCNGLTVLIMGVIALFSLPLFYRQHQAKVDGFFAGIQANVDNVKDILHRIAQGGGPAADTTPGGAKPKTQ; encoded by the exons ATGGCCAACATTAACG tGATGGATCTGATCTACTGGAAGGACACAGAGCGTACAGGCATGGTATTCACAGGGCTAGTGGTGGGTTTGCTGTCCTTGTTCCAGCTCAGCATCATCACAGTCGTCTCCACCATCTCCCTGGGCGCCCTGTGCTTCACCGTCTCAGTCAGCCTCTACTATAAAATCCTCCACGTGCTCAACATGGGAGACGGAGTGCCCCCCTTCAA GGCGTATCTGGATCTGGACATTAGTTTCAGTGGGGAGCTGGCGGACCAATACATGCAGAAGGCCATCGTTGCAGTCGTCTCTGCTGCTAACTCACTCAAGAATCTCTTCCTGGTTGGAAGCCTCTTCGACTCTCTCAAG CTCCTGGCTCTGATTTACCTGGTGACCTTCCTGGGAGACCTGTGTAATGGCCTTACTGTGCTCATCATGG GTGTGATCGCTCTATTCTCTCTACCGCTGTTCTACAGGCAGCACCAG GCAAAAGTGGACGGCTTCTTTGCAGGAATTCAGGCAAACGTTGACAACGTCAAGGACAT TCTCCACAGAATTGCCCAAGGTGGTGGCCCCGCCGCTGACACAACCCCTGGCGGTGCCAAGCCCAAAACACAATGA